A single window of Engraulis encrasicolus isolate BLACKSEA-1 chromosome 20, IST_EnEncr_1.0, whole genome shotgun sequence DNA harbors:
- the azin1b gene encoding antizyme inhibitor 1b translates to MKGLTDEPNYTIELLEAGTTIEDVIDNHIYEQALAEKNAFVVADLGAVMRQHVLWQGGMPQVRPFYPVRCNSSPALIELLAALGTGFVCANKAEAALVLNHDVAPDNIIWSGACKQLAHLKYAAKNGIGYLVCDNETELCKIARAHPSAKLLLQVSTEPHGEEASMAMGCSLKSCRHLMEMAKELGVQVAGVTFQVPVPCKDLQAYTHALSDARCVFDMGEELGFHMNVLDIGGGFSGSETQLKQVYAAMKPLLEAYFPPVSGVTIMAEPGTFYVSPAFTLAVNVIGKEVVARDRKDQLEGSDKLTGDDEPEFQYYMSDGVYGSFMGKLLGGSIPHPSVHKTSMSAEEEVVYSSSLLGPSCDPLDRVLEDCLLPELEVGDWLVFPGMEPLGSSPSASSLGTDADSPPVYYTIMTADWYDMQEAGLPLDSTMKNFSLVQYGI, encoded by the exons ATGAAAGGACTTACAGATGAACCCAACTACACCATTGAACTACTGGAGGCAGGAACGACCATTGAGGATGTCATTGACAACCACATTTATGAGCAGGCTTTG gctgAAAAGAATGCATTTGTTGTGGCCGACCTTGGGGCCGTGATGCGTCAGCACGTGCTGTGGCAGGGCGGCATGCCCCAAGTGCGGCCCTTCTACCCCGTACGCTGCAACAGCAGCCCGGCACTCATCGAGCTCCTGGCAGCGCTCGGCACGGGCTTCGTCTGCGCTAACAAG GCGGAGGCGGCGCTGGTGTTGAACCACGACGTTGCCCCGGACAACATCATCTGGTCGGGCGCTTGCAAGCAGCTGGCCCACCTCAAATACGCAGCCAAGAACGGCATCGGCTACCTGGTGTGTGACAACGAGACGGAACTCTGCAAGATTGCCCGCGCCCACCCTAGTGCCAA GCTGCTGCTTCAGGTGTCGACGGAGCCCCACGGGGAGGAGGCCAGCATGGCTATGGGCTGCTCCCTCAAGAGCTGCCGGCACCTGATGGAAATGGCCAAGGAGCTCGGGGTGCAGGTGGCCGGAGTCAC aTTTCAGGTACCAGTCCCTTGCAAGGACCTTCAGGCGTACACCCATGCCTTGTCGGATGCCCGCTGCGTGTTTGACATGGGG GAGGAGCTTGGCTTCCACATGAACGTTCTAGACATAGGTGGGGGGTTCAGCGGTTCAGAAACCCAGCTGAAGCAG GTTTACGCTGCTATGAAACCCCTGCTCGAGGCGTACTTCCCACCCGTGTCTGGAGTAACCATCATGGCGGAGCCCGGAACCTTCTACGTGTCCCCAGCCTTCACACTGGCTGTCAACGTCATCGGCAAAGAGGTAGTGGCCAGGGACCGCAAGGACCAGCTGGAAG GCTCGGACAAGCTGACGGGTGATGACGAGCCAGAGTTCCAATACTACATGAGCGACGGCGTGTACGGCTCCTTCATGGGCAAGCTGCTAGGAGGCTCCATTCCACACCCCTCCGTACACAAG ACATCCATgtcagcggaggaggaggtggtgtacaGCAGCAGCCTGCTGGGCCCGTCGTGCGACCCCCTGGACCGGGTGCTGGAGGACTGCCTGCTGCCCGAGCTGGAGGTGGGGGACTGGCTCGTCTTCCCCGGCATGGAACCTCTCGGCAGCTCGCCCTCCGCCAGCTCGCTGGGCACGGACGCAGACAGCCCGCCCGTCTACTACACTATCATGACGGCAGACTG GTACGACATGCAGGAGGCCGGCCTTCCTCTGGACTCTACCATGAAGAACTTCTCATTGGTCCAATACGGCATTTGA